A stretch of Paracoccus sp. MA DNA encodes these proteins:
- the rho gene encoding transcription termination factor Rho gives MTEERLNLSDLKAKSPADLLSMAEEWEIENASTMRKGEMMFSILKEHAEEGFEIGGDGVLEVVQDGFGFLRSTEANYLPGPDDIYVSPDMIRQHSLRTGDTVEGVIRAPGENERYFALTKVERINFEHPEKARHKVAFDNLTPLYPNERLKMEIEDPTIKDRSARIIDLVAPIGKGQRSLIVAPPRTGKTVLLQNIAHSIEKNHPECYLIVLLIDERPEEVTDMQRSVKGEVISSTFDEPASRHVAVSEMVIEKAKRLVEHKRDVVILLDSITRLGRAFNTVVPSSGKVLTGGVDANALQRPKRFFGAARNIEEGGSLTIIATALIDTGSRMDEVIFEEFKGTGNSEIVLDRKVADKRVFPAMDILKSGTRKEELLVDAKDLQKTYLLRRILNPMGTTDAIEFLISKLKQTKTNSEFFDSMNA, from the coding sequence ATGACCGAAGAACGCCTCAACCTGTCCGATCTCAAGGCCAAGAGCCCGGCCGACCTGCTGTCCATGGCCGAGGAATGGGAGATCGAGAACGCCTCGACCATGCGCAAGGGCGAGATGATGTTCTCGATCCTGAAAGAGCATGCCGAGGAAGGCTTCGAGATCGGCGGCGACGGCGTCCTTGAGGTGGTGCAGGACGGTTTCGGCTTCCTGCGCTCGACCGAGGCGAACTATCTGCCCGGCCCCGACGACATCTATGTCAGCCCCGACATGATCCGCCAGCATTCGCTGCGCACCGGCGACACGGTCGAGGGGGTGATCCGCGCCCCGGGTGAGAACGAGCGCTATTTTGCCCTGACCAAGGTCGAGCGGATCAATTTCGAGCATCCCGAAAAGGCCCGCCACAAGGTCGCCTTCGACAACCTGACGCCGCTTTATCCGAACGAGCGGCTGAAGATGGAGATCGAGGACCCGACCATCAAGGACCGTTCGGCCCGGATCATCGATCTGGTGGCGCCGATCGGCAAGGGCCAGCGTTCGCTGATCGTGGCGCCGCCGCGCACCGGCAAGACCGTGCTGCTGCAGAACATCGCCCATTCCATCGAGAAGAATCATCCCGAATGCTACCTGATCGTGCTGCTGATCGACGAGCGGCCGGAAGAGGTCACCGACATGCAGCGTTCGGTGAAGGGCGAGGTGATCTCCTCGACCTTTGACGAGCCGGCGAGCCGGCACGTCGCGGTTTCGGAAATGGTCATCGAAAAGGCCAAGCGTCTGGTCGAGCATAAGCGAGATGTTGTGATCCTTCTGGATTCCATCACAAGACTTGGTAGAGCCTTCAACACCGTGGTGCCGAGCTCGGGCAAGGTCCTGACCGGCGGCGTCGATGCGAATGCGCTGCAGCGGCCGAAGCGGTTCTTCGGCGCGGCGCGGAACATCGAGGAGGGCGGCTCGCTGACCATCATCGCCACGGCGCTGATCGACACCGGCTCGCGCATGGACGAGGTGATTTTCGAGGAGTTCAAGGGCACCGGCAACAGCGAGATCGTGCTGGACCGCAAGGTTGCGGACAAGCGCGTCTTCCCGGCGATGGACATCCTGAAGTCCGGCACCCGCAAGGAAGAGTTGCTGGTCGATGCCAAGGACCTGCAGAAGACCTATCTGCTGCGGCGCATCCTGAACCCGATGGGCACCACGGATGCGATCGAGTTCCTGATCTCGAAGCTGAAGCAGACCAAGACCAACAGCGAATTCTTCGACTCGATGAACGCCTGA
- a CDS encoding CopD family protein: MTDFLALAYPWIKALHVMAVISWMAGLFYLPRLFVYHAERGHTGQEPAQSFRIMEDKLLRMIMRPAMIVTWIAGLALVLTPGIVDWTMIWPWSKAAGVLAMTWFHLWLAGQRKALLRGQGLSGRRYRMMNELPTLFMVVIVLSVIVKF, translated from the coding sequence ATGACCGATTTCCTGGCTCTTGCTTACCCGTGGATCAAAGCCCTGCATGTGATGGCGGTGATCTCGTGGATGGCCGGGCTGTTCTATCTGCCGCGGCTTTTCGTCTATCATGCCGAGCGCGGGCATACGGGCCAGGAACCGGCGCAATCCTTCCGGATCATGGAGGACAAGCTGCTGCGCATGATCATGCGGCCGGCGATGATCGTCACCTGGATCGCCGGGCTGGCGCTGGTGCTGACGCCGGGCATCGTGGACTGGACGATGATCTGGCCGTGGAGCAAGGCGGCGGGCGTCCTGGCGATGACCTGGTTCCACCTCTGGCTGGCCGGCCAGCGCAAGGCGCTGTTGCGCGGGCAGGGGCTGAGCGGCCGGCGCTATCGGATGATGAACGAATTGCCGACGCTGTTCATGGTGGTGATCGTGCTTTCGGTGATCGTGAAATTCTAG